The Chionomys nivalis chromosome 1, mChiNiv1.1, whole genome shotgun sequence sequence GACCTCGCTCAGCCTAGGCACGGGGTCCTGCCTCAgtgaggtgatgggacagacttagctGACTttccaggggaggccttaccctctctgagaagcagatgggaggtgtggtggggaggggggataaggggagcagaaggagagcaaggaaggggaactgggactagtatgtaaaaaaacaaaaacaaaaaccaactatgAAGGAGCCTGGTGAGAGAAAGTGGCAGTGTTCTGTGTCTCAGCTTCGTGTTGAGAAGCCTGACCTGTGGTGctgggactgagctcaggtccatGCCCAGGCTTGGCAGGCATTCTACCATTACAGTATACCTCCAGTTCTAAGGCAGACAACTGATTTCCTGATTCCCATGATGGCTTATTTCTCAACTGATCCCAAGTAAAGAGGCGACTAAGTGTGTTACCTGTTGGGATGCCTCACAAGCATCATAATACCAGCATAAATCATAATTGTCCATCTCTATGATACTTGTATTTTGAAATAACAGTAACTTTTTCCCAAGCCAGTGAGCAATTTTACCCCAAGTAGAACATACTTCTGAAAGAATCAAGCATTACATAAAGGCCTTCTTTCGACACCGGCATAAATAGTTTTTACTTTATTGGGAACAATCTCAGTCATGATCTGCAGAGGTTGGTCCTGGGCAATTTGAAGATAGGTCTTCTTTATCTGTAATTTATGTAGAAGAAATAAAAGGTAAATATATACAAGTTTAGagtaattttagaaaattgtatgcAGTATTTTTGGACAGTCATGTTTGTTATTAATTCTACAAAATAAATGAGGGAAAGattcaaacaataataaaaaataaggggcaggggactggggagatggcttgatggttaagagcactggctgctcttccagagatctaAATCCATTTGCTGCGTCCACATGTGGCTAACAACAGTTTACTCCAAGCCCAGGGGATCCGAGGCCTGCTTCTGGCTTCCACGAACACTAAATGTTCTATCTGAAAATCTATGGTGCATACATAGACATGTGGGCACTGCACCCACATGCACagagattaaaataataacaaaaaaatccTCATTCTCAGATACAAAGTTCTTAATTACAAGTTAATAAGGTAAAATGGACAGTACATGAGACAAACGGCTCAGCTAAGATATCTGGCAAGGCtgttctgaagggaaaggaagtAGGAATGGATCTGGGGGGAGGGAAGGTTGtgcagaggaactgggaggagaggagggaggcgaaactgcagtcaggatgtaatatgtgagagaagaataaaaagaaaaaatgtttggCAAAGGTTAAACTAATTTCTtcacaataaaaaaagagagagtggaTTTCAACAGACTTGATTGTAATGAATTAGGACAATAGTGTGCCTAAATAGAAATtagttataaaattttaatgCAAGCATCTATCAAAGAATGagtctccaaaaaataaagcatgaaaaaaaattattttcaagtttttttagtcctcctcctcctcttcttcttcttttttttttttttgctgtgggtaggtggttgagacagggtctcattatgtagccctcgTTGGGCTGGACTTGCTGTGCCAGAGAGCTGCGGTCACAGCACTCACATACAAACTTTGAACACACAAAGATAAAACCaacccatctttctttcttcctctctcttttcttttgttttttccagacaaggtttccctgtgtagctctggccattctgaacttgctctgtaggacaggctggccttgaactcaagagatccacctgcctctgcctcttgagggcagggtttaaaggtgtgtgccaccatgcctagcctttGTAAGTTATTCTTTAGACTTAAAATTATTTGAGTAGTAAAATGGTGAAAATTCTTGCACATTTAGTTACTGAAAAAATAAGTGTTGAATTCTAATAAAAACTCAATTATTTCTATAGTCAGTATTTCTTTAGCACCGGCCCCACACTGCTATTTGAATGGAATAAATAAGACATGCAGGTTTCATTACAAACAAGCAAGTATTCATGGGCAGTGTTTTTAAAGCATCTTCTCACCTTCGTAGGCTGTCCCACACCAAATGCAATACAGATGTTCTTCTCGTAAGTAGCCAGTGAGTATCTGCAGTTTCTCCAGCACCTGACAGAGGACACAGGGGCGTCAGTGCTTGCGTCGACCAGAACCTCGGCTCCTGAATCTCAGGTCAGGCCCAGGCTTGAACTCTTCTGGTACACTCTCCAACAATTACTCAAGGTGTCAGAGCAGAGGTGATATATTTGTCTCAGCTGACTAACCACTTGTCCACAAGAGACAActggtggccgggcggtggtggcgcacgcctttaatcccagcacttgggaggcagaggcaggcggatctctgtgagttcgagaccagcctggtctacaagagctagttccaggacaggctccaaaaccacagagaaaccctgtctcgaaaaaccaaaaaaaaaaaaaaaaaaaagaaaaaaaaaaaaagagacaactggtgaacataaaaaagaaaatcatattctaGCTGGCTCTGTGATgaggttttgttgcttttttttttttttttttttttaaaaaaaaagacaggatctcatggactcttgaactggagttgctatacagaccaggcagaccttgaactcacagagacctacctgttcctgcctcctaagtgcaggcattaaaggtgtgcaccatcatgcccagcaggAACATCCACTTTGAGTGGCACAGCATGGGACACCAGAGTAGCCACTGTGCCCAGCGATAATTAGGATTCTCAAAGACCTCTTTTACTTTCAAGGAAATCTGTCCCTCCGGTGGAGGGATGGAAGACTGCCTCCTTCAGCCACATTCCTCAGAGAACTCAGCTAAGCCATACATGTGTGCTTCAGGCTGTGACTACTACCTAGGAAAATTACATATTCGAGTAACTATAGGAGTACTGTCACCTGCTCCTGAATAATAACATTTTAGAAGTtaattgtgcatatgtgtatatggtcTCAGGTGCTTGGCAGTGTGTGTCAGAGGAAAAtttgggagtctgttctctccttccaccacgtgagtcCCAGGGCTAGAACTCAGGCTGTTAGGCTCGGCAGCAGGTGCCTTCACTCACTAAGTTACCTTCTTCCACCCTGCGCTTCCTTCTGGCTGTTCTGTTTGGGGAATGGATGAGGTACACATTAGGATCACTTCTAGAAATTTAACAGGAAACAAAGCTAAGTGCAATCATTTAAATTTGCAGCTAACCTGTAATTTTCAGTAAACTACAGTAAAATGGAGAATTATATGAAATTTTGATTTTGGGGCTAGTAGCTCTCACCGCAGGGTAACTTTTCtccccggggggtggggggtataCAGCAATGCTGGGGAACTCTTTTCGGGCGCCAAGCTACAGTTGCCAGTTTGCACACCCTGATCAATCATTTATAATCGCTAATTCTCGGGTTCCTGAGGAACACTCAGCTGCTCCTCTCTGCCACTCCTGCGGGGCTGAGGCACTGTAGACTCGACATGGCATGCTAATACGTGTGATACACATCCAATCAAGGCTTCTCTGTTGCCTACACAGCAGCATAGCTAGTCTCCATCCTCCAGATGCCAGTTTCACCTGGCAACTGTAGCCTCCTCCTCTGGTATGTCACTGCCTGAGACTGCTTGCCTAGAGAAACTTCCCATCAAGACCAGCTAGTTCCTCCCCCAGAGCTACTCCTAATGAACACACTGTTGTTCAAGACTGCTGGGGTAATAGGCACTCCCCATCAGAGGGAGCACACCCAACCTGATCCTAGTTTTCCtgtatgtgtatctttgtgtctgtcctttctccatccctGCACCTAGTCAGGTGACAGGACTCAGGCCAAGTGTTACTGCTACACATCCTGTCATGCTGCCCTGGCAAAGAGTTACCCACTTTAGGGGCTAACAGTGCCAAGGCCAAGATTCCTGCTATGAGGAGACAATGGCGCCCAGACATACACTCAAATCCTCGCTTGTGTATTCATCTTcatcctgctcctcctcttcctcttcctcagtctCCTCTTCAGGCCTTATCCAGTACCATGCCTCCCTGGGAACCTGAATATTCTGAAAATGCAGAATTATTCTTGTAAAACACAGCTAAGTATACTTGTGGTGTCTTAAGTATGTTTGTGTTAACATGAATCTGTTCTTCCAATTAATATTCACTGAGTGCAATTTCCTGGTAAAGACCAGGGCCATGAACTGTGATGACTGAAAGGGCAATTAGAATTTTGTCAGTCAAGCAGGAAAGATGAGTGATGGGTAGAAAGCTATACATATAAGCTAGGAAGTCATTACGTGTCAGCAAATACATGCAAGGCAATATCTCACGAAAATACAGTGTAGTAGGACATTCTTCCCGGCTACTTATATATGATAGAAACCATACCAATGTTTAAGTGAAGTCATTTTTCTTTCGATACCACTCACTGTGTTTTGTAAAGGCAATGACTTGTTTAAAACGATTTTAAAAGACTCCTACTTGAAATGAAAGCATTCCACCTTAAATTCGCAACAGCCACACAAAGTGATAGTGTGACTTAAGCATTCCACCTTAAATTCCCAACAGACACAAAAGTGATAAGTGTGGCCTAAGCATTCCACCTTAAATTTCCAACAGATACACAAAGTGATCAGTGTGGACTAAACTTAGGTTATTCTGGTTAGTCAAACATGGGGAACAGAATTTCTATACATTCCAGGCCTGAGTAATGACACTTAGCAGACAACTCAGGAAACAGGTCACTGGAGTAAGTCAGCCATTAGGGTGTCGGTAACCACAACAGGTGGTACACATCAAACATCAAACGGAAGTTTTAAGGCATGGAGtccccccatctcaaaaaaccacatcacaaaaacaaaaacataaaccaaATCATGCAGGTACCAAAACTCTAAGAAACTGGAAGGAGCTACCCACCTACCTTCTGGGCGTCCAGCTGCTGGCAAGCTCGCTGGCTCCTTCTCAGGTCGCCTTCGAGCCTCAGCTCATCCTGCTTACTTTTCAGTCGCATCCTAAGAAAAGAAGGGTTGTATAGTAAGGTCCCCATTCTCTAACTGCCTTATATACCCCAGCACCAAGGAACACCGAGAATAATAAAGGGGATCTGAACCAGCTCAAAGAAAACGTTTTACCGGAACTGCTCGGCAgccttttcttcattttggtttttcatgtGGATTTTTCTCCTGTAGTTTTCTAGCCTCTCCTCTGCTTTCCGTTTTAGTAATGACTCGTGACCTATGCCACTTTTTCCTGGTCGCAGACAAAAATTCTGATGAGGAATTTAGGAACTTACTCATTTATATTTAAACTTCAAAACACAACAATTTAAATACCTAAGAAATTAAATGAAGTTTTCACTTGAATATAATTATCCAAACTTATTTCATTAAAACGGCAACAGAAAACACAAGAGTCTCATCCAAAACAGTAAtgatacacatatttttaaaaattaggagctgggcagtggtggcacatgccttcaacctcagtactcgggaggtagaggtaggcaggtctctgggttcaaggccagtctggtctacagagtgggttccagacagccagggctacagagaaaccctgtctcaaacaaaacaaaataagtaagtcaataataagtaaataagccgggcggtggtggcgtacgcctttaatcccagcactcgggaggcagaggcaggcggatctctgtgagttcgagaccagcctggtctacaagagctagttccaggacaggctccaaaaccacagagaaaccctgtctcgaaaaaccaaaaaaaaaaaaaaaataataataataataataagtaaataaaataaaaattaggaaaatagTATCAACTATCATACTTTCATAAATGTATGCTTGTTTTTTCTTGAATTAATTCAAGGAATGACACTAAGAAATGCCATTGATAACATTACAGAAGACAAGAAAGGTGCTCTGCGCTTTGCAGTTGTAAAGATGCCCCCCTGgtttgtggtgctgggatcaGAAGCAGGGCCATGGACTGGATGAGCAGATGGTAGTCAGTGGGCTTCATCCTTAACTCTTTGgcaggcctcactatgtagctctggctagcctccacatctccatcttcctcctaaattctgagattacagatgtataACTACAAATGACTATTCCTGGATCCCccatattttttatgatttaaattatatatatatatttgttgttgttgttgttgttgagacagggtttttctgtagctttggagcccatcctgggactagctcttatagaccaggctggctaaaTTTTATATTCTATCACTTCTATTTTACCAAAAcatacttttaaagttttttactataaaaacaactttaaaaatatttaaaagtttaacATTTTACTATTCCATAGGCTTTCTATGACAGCCAAATACAAGGACACCATCACAAAACATAGTAAGCAAACCAATCTAAGTTATTGTTACTTAATATACTAATAAGAAGATTATATATACCTGTTTTGACATTGATAGGAATTGGCTCAACAATGCCAtctcctaaaaaaagaaaaaagaaacatagatTAAAACTATTTTACCTACCACCAAGTTCAGGTCAGTCAGTGTGGTATGTAACATTACAATGCTCTCTGTATATCCCCTCCCAGTCTCAGTGACACTGCAAATTGAATTCTGTAAACTAATGCTCTCTTTTTCAGCTATTACCTCTCCTAATTTCAAATACCTCCTATCTacctctctatctatcatctatttttgtGACCAGGGTCTCAGTGCATAGCtgtaactatcctggaactcactatacagacaggttggccctgaacttacagagatccatttgcctctcccctcctgtgCACATATGCCATTTTAGGAAGTGATATTAGGGACACAACAGTCTTAATGGGCAACAATCTCAGGAGGAAACACTCTTCCTATATGATTGATTagaatagagagaaaaaaaaaaaagcaaaccgaAGCCACAATTTACAGCCACTACATCCTCATAAGCAGTGTGATTTCCCAAAGGGGAACACAGATCCTCCAACTGGAAGGTCAGTCGGATGGCTGCCGTGGGCACAGAGCAAGCCGAGAAGAGCCCCATGATGGTCCCCAAAGTTGCTTCATTGCGCTTCTCTGCCCATCGCCTGCACCCATTCCTCACTGCTCCCCTTGTCAGCCGCCTGCCAGTGCCTTTGAGGCGGCGGTGGGATGGTAAGCAGCTCGTGTCGGCATGTGTGGCGTTTAAGAGGGCCATGAGCAGACAACTCTAAGGACTGCTAGCACCAAAGATGCTAAGAAACTtaagttgttttactttttggtaGATAAAAGTACTGTCAGCTTAGGTCTCCATCAGCATACTGCAGTTGAGTGGGAGAACACTGAGCCACTTCCATGCACAACTCACCACTCTTGCCCAGAGCCTGGCCACTCTTGTATCCCATCTTTTGGAGCAAAGCGAATCCCTTGTTTTCACAGCCTAGTGCATTCTTCAACCCGATGTCACGTCTTTCCCGCTCTTCCTCTTTTACACTCTTCTGCCTGTTTTTCAGATTAGCTTcctgctgcttttcttcttttcgaCGGGCCTCTCGGATCTGCCTCAGCACTGGCACGCCTGGTCTGATgtcttctctgaaaaagaaaggCAACAGTGCAGGCGAGGGCAGGAAGTTTTCTCTCTTGACTctgacagaagacagaagagggcacccaaaGAGGGTTAAGTGCAGAAGTAAAATGGTTAGCACCAAAAGAGAGAAAGCTCCTATTATCTTTGTAAGGACACATGGGATGTTAGCCATGAAACAGGAAGACTGATTTtttcctggggggaggggagttccaaacagggattctctgtgtagtcctggccagcctggtactctctgtagaccaggctggcctcaaactcagcaatctgcctgcctctgccttcaaaatCGAAATCCATATTAGAAAAGGCCCTGGTCTGTGGTAGGGGAAAATAGCTCAGGCAGTGACAGGGCACTTGCTAGCGCGTCTGAAGCCTGAGTATGACCCCCAGCGCTGCAACAGCTAGGCATGGCTTTtgtacacacctgcaatctcagctcttaggaaacagaggcaggggaatcagctacatagtgagttggagggcagcctaagctacatgagacagaccccatctcaaaacagcaCACAGATTACGGTACCACCACCCAAACACTGTCCTTACTTTATAGTCTACAGATGCCTTTTGCGTATCATCATATTAGGCATACTCATTTACTTACTGAACATTAATGAAGGAATCTGACATGTAATCCTCTTCTTCTGCCATGTTCAACTTCATATGACAACACTGCCTACAAATCAAATGGGACAAAGTAATAGTATTACCATTATCATTTTAGTTTACCAAGATGGAAATCAACCAGAGAGAGAAGCAATGCTACATGATGCTCCCTTGTGCACAAACATAGAGAATTTCAGCACTCTACGTCCTAGCAACAGAGAAGCAGCAAAGCCAACAATGGCTAACTggaaatggtgtgggcttttgaaacctcaaagcccctgGAGTGACTCACCACCTCCAGCAAGGCCCACTTTCTAATCCCTCCAAAACAAGTCctccaactggagaccaagtattcaaaaatATGCGTCTATTGGTACCATACGGattcaaaacaccacagaagTAAAcactcttgctttgttttttgtttctttcctgagATCAGACCACACTATACCCTGTATTTCAGGTTGGTGTATCTtaggttggcttggaactcacgatgcagtccaagctggccttggaaCTTGTGATTCTCCAGACAGACACTCATATAATCATGTGGTATTCTCCAAGATGGTCGGTTCCTAGTAAatcttgcctctgggctttttgaTAACTCTGTGCACTCTCCACATTGAGCCATTCGTGTACAGGATTTTGAGTCTGAGATTGACTTTTGCACACTGCACTCTGTAAAGTTGGTAGCATGGATTAACTGAATCAAGCCTGTGGCCACACAGGGGAGCAGTCAAGAAGCTCTTTGGAGCATCCATGTGGAAGGATCTGAGGCACAAATGTGTGAGCTAAATCAGTGAGCCACCTGGGAAACAGTCCAGCCTGAGGTGAGTCAGGCTGAATACAGGTATGCTTACACGTAACACTCACCTAGCTCATCAACAGCTCAATAGATATGAACAGGTAGCTCCACGTTCCAGCTGGAAAAATTAAGGCTCAATCCGGCTAAATGATTTGTTCGTAGCCACAGAGAATACAGGTCTTGGTGATTTTGCTCCTGAAACAGAACGAGGCTATAATTGTCATCGCTGAGCTGGGTCTAAGGAAAGCGTTCTCCCATTGAGCTAAATCTCTAGCCTGGAACAGAACGAGGCTATAACCATCATTGTTGAGTTGGGTATCGAACCCCAGGCCTCACTGATGTAAGGAAAGcgttctaccattgagctaaaTCTCTAGCCCAAGTCGAATTATTTTTAGGGGGAACATTTCCACAGTCAAGACATGGTGGTCCTTTGGTGTACTGGAGTTGATGGCAGCATGATCTGTCCAGTGAGACCCCACAAAGTACAAGGTATTACAGGTTATTTTGAAAGTGCTCCCTTTTAGCTATTACATCTGATAGTTACAATTTTCACACCTCATCACACTTACTTACACCCAGGTATTGCAATGTCACCGATACACACATTTTGAGGAAGTTAGTTACTACTGGTGAGGAAGTTAAATTACTTTTAAGGAGTGGAATAAGGAATTTAGGTCCTCAAGTGTGAAAGCTCTCTTGCTAAGAGGACACTATACACCAGCGTTATCCACTCCCTTCAAACATAAGCATAAACTTCACAAGGCGATGGACAGAAAACCCAGGCAACGATGCTGGACCATCCCTTAAGAGTCACAGCAGCGAGGTGGTCTACCTAAGGGGAGATCATACAGCATTTGCGGCTGGGTTGGAGGTGGCTGTGTGTGAAAGAACCAGGACAAGATAGTGTGAAGCTCTTTGCGTATGCACCTAAAGAATGGGTAACCGTTTTCTCAACGGGAATATTATAGGTGCAGGCTTATTCTTTATTGGGCAAAGGGTACGGTAGTTTGAAGCAAGGGCTACTGAATACACGGAGGTGGGCTACCTCTTTCCTATGGGTGT is a genomic window containing:
- the Gpatch11 gene encoding G patch domain-containing protein 11 → MKLNMAEEEDYMSDSFINVQEDIRPGVPVLRQIREARRKEEKQQEANLKNRQKSVKEEERERRDIGLKNALGCENKGFALLQKMGYKSGQALGKSGDGIVEPIPINVKTGKSGIGHESLLKRKAEERLENYRRKIHMKNQNEEKAAEQFRMRLKSKQDELRLEGDLRRSQRACQQLDAQKNIQVPREAWYWIRPEEETEEEEEEEQDEDEYTSEDLSVLEKLQILTGYLREEHLYCIWCGTAYEDKEDLSSNCPGPTSADHD